A genomic stretch from Methanobrevibacter olleyae includes:
- a CDS encoding NAD-dependent protein deacylase: protein MSKISKLQEIINSSNNIVFFGGAGVSTESGIPDFRSESGIFRSLEKYGARPEYLVSHSYYISHTEEFFNYYKENLLFTDAKANPAHLKLAELEKIGKLKVIITQNIDGLHQKAGSENVLELHGSIDRNYCQICNKEYDLDFILKSDGIPTCECGGIVKPDVVLYEEPLNDAVLNSAIDYISKADTLIIGGTSLIVYPAAGLINYFNGSKLVLINKGKTPYDDLASLVINEAIGETLSQIKIK, encoded by the coding sequence ATGTCTAAAATTAGCAAATTACAAGAAATTATAAACTCATCAAATAATATAGTCTTCTTTGGAGGTGCAGGTGTTTCAACAGAAAGTGGAATACCTGATTTCAGATCTGAAAGTGGAATCTTTAGAAGTTTAGAAAAATATGGAGCTAGACCGGAGTATTTAGTTTCACATAGTTACTATATCAGCCATACTGAAGAATTCTTTAATTACTATAAAGAAAACCTTCTTTTTACAGATGCTAAAGCAAATCCTGCCCATTTAAAATTAGCTGAACTTGAAAAAATAGGAAAGTTGAAAGTGATAATTACTCAAAATATTGATGGCTTACACCAAAAAGCAGGAAGTGAAAATGTTTTAGAGCTTCATGGAAGTATAGATAGAAATTATTGCCAGATTTGTAATAAAGAATATGATTTAGACTTTATATTAAAAAGTGATGGAATTCCAACTTGTGAGTGTGGAGGAATCGTTAAACCAGATGTTGTTTTATATGAAGAACCATTGAATGATGCTGTTTTAAATTCTGCAATTGACTATATTTCAAAGGCAGATACATTAATAATTGGAGGAACTTCACTTATCGTTTATCCAGCTGCAGGTTTAATAAATTATTTTAATGGCTCAAAATTAGTATTGATTAATAAAGGCAAAACCCCTTATGATGATTTAGCCAGTTTAGTCATTAATGAAGCTATTGGTGAGACTTTATCTCAAATAAAAATAAAATAG
- a CDS encoding RraA family protein has protein sequence MTKGKISPKNLLKKSPKVIDLDDVDITNYNFSIEDLNDKNSKNYALLKKILDSSSACQLSDAYSSISSRSGVIRGLKAMNNNKVYGKVFTAKTNTDDWGTSLMAMDNAEEGEVLFIYTYGRPASVWGELASTCASEKRIAGTILYGYTRDMDALLDLDYPVFALDYLPNAGKALGLGEINIDLEIGEDIIKPGDFVFGDQNGVVVIPKELFNETIVATFNVKVGENHIIKELKKGRLLSEIIDLNR, from the coding sequence TTGACAAAAGGAAAAATCAGTCCTAAAAATTTATTAAAAAAATCACCTAAAGTAATTGATCTAGATGATGTAGATATCACTAACTATAATTTTTCTATTGAAGATTTAAATGATAAAAACAGTAAAAATTATGCTTTATTAAAAAAGATCTTAGATTCCAGTTCTGCTTGCCAACTTTCTGATGCGTATTCTTCTATTTCTAGTCGTAGCGGAGTTATTAGAGGATTAAAAGCCATGAACAACAATAAAGTTTATGGTAAGGTATTCACTGCAAAAACCAATACTGATGATTGGGGCACTTCTTTAATGGCTATGGATAATGCAGAAGAGGGGGAAGTTTTATTTATTTATACTTATGGTAGGCCTGCTTCTGTTTGGGGTGAACTAGCTTCTACTTGTGCCAGTGAAAAAAGAATCGCAGGAACTATATTATATGGTTATACAAGAGATATGGATGCACTTCTAGATTTAGATTATCCGGTATTTGCTCTTGATTATCTTCCTAATGCAGGTAAAGCATTAGGTCTTGGTGAGATTAACATTGATTTAGAAATTGGTGAAGATATTATAAAACCAGGGGATTTTGTATTTGGAGATCAAAATGGAGTTGTGGTGATTCCTAAAGAATTATTCAATGAAACTATTGTAGCAACTTTTAATGTTAAAGTAGGAGAAAATCACATTATTAAAGAATTAAAAAAAGGCAGATTACTATCTGAAATCATTGATTTAAATAGATGA